The genomic stretch AAACttgtttcttccaaaatatccatagcatatttccgTTGAGAAATCATCAAACCATCTATAGATTGGgctacctcaatacccaagaaATAACGAAGCttaccaagatcttttgtctgaaATTGATTTGAGAGATGTTGCTTTAACTGGAGTATACCCTGCTGATCACTACCAgttatgacaatatcatctacatacacaataagataaatacaccCTTGGACTGAGTGACGATAAAAAAACAGAATGGTCTGGTTCACTACGGACCATACCAAATTGTTGTACTACAGTGCTGAATCTGCCAAACCAAGCTCTCGGAGAttgcttaagaccataaagagacATGTGTAACCTACACACCATATTCGATGACTCCTCCTGAGCAACAAATCCAGGTGGTTActccatatatacttcctcttcaagatcaccatgtaaaaaagcattttttatgtcaagttgatgaagaggcCAATGTCGAATGGATGCAATGGCTAGAAGAAGTCTAACAGATGTCATCTTGGCTACAGGCGAGAAGGTATCACTATAATCCAATCCAATATGAGTGTATCCTTTGGCTACCAAGCGAGCTTTAAATCGATCAATCTTACCATCTGGACCAACCTTCAATGTATAAATCCAACGACAACCTACTAAAGATCTCCCATGGGGTAGAGGAACCAGTTCCCAGGTACCACTGCTTTGAAGAGcacacatttcatcaatcattgCTTGCCTTCACTCAGGGTGAGACAATGCTTCACATGGAGTTTTAGGAATAGAAacagaagacaaagaagacaaacaagtatactacaaaggggaaagacgatgataacataaatcaatataatgTGGAGAAGGATTTCGTGTTTGACGTATACCTTTTCGAAGGGCAATCGGAAGATCGGACTCAGGTTGCAGGATCAGATCCGGTGATGTCGGAGGCATCGGAGGAGAGTCTGCAATGACCTCAAGGATAGGTATGACCTCAAGGACAGGTATGACCTCAGGGACAGGGATGACAGGCGTTGGGTGACGACGCTGATATGTTTGAAGTGGTCGAGAAGTGGGTGGGTCAGGAGCCCTAGACTGATGGGGGTAATGGTAGGCGGGACATTAATAACTACCGGAAAAGATGTGGGAGTACTTTCTTGAATGGGTTCTGGAGTTACGTGACTAGACTCGAAATATGGAACTGACTCGAAGAAGGTAACATCGGCCGATACTGGGTACCGTTGTAGAGTATGTTAATAACAACGATAACCTTTTTGGCATCGATGATAACTAAGAAAGACACACTTTAGTGATCGAGCTAAGAGTTTATCAAGACCAGGAGAGAGATTGTGTACAAAACATGTGGACCCAAAGACTCGGGGAGGAATTGGGTGAAGTGGGGAATTGGGAAAAAGGATTGAATGAGGAATTTTATTGTTAAGGACAGATGAGGGCATGCGATTTATAAGATAATATGTTGTTAGCACACCATCCCCCCAAAACCGAAGTGGAACATTACCATGGAGAAGTAGGGTCCGAGTGGTTTCTACAAGATGCCGATTTTTACGTTCCGCTACCccgttttgttgaggtgtgtgagGGCAAGATGTTTGATGGAGAATACCATTGCGTGACATGAAATTCTAAAATTGTTGGGATAAATATTCACGGGCATTGTCACTTCTTAAGGTACGGATAGACACACCGAATTGAGTTCTTATTTCTTGATAGAATTGTTCAACAATAGAAAATAATTCAGATCTATTCTTCATTAAAAATAACCACGTGCAAcgtgaaaaatcatcaataaaggtgacaaaatacctagactcaagagtagagacagtacgcgagggaccccaaacatcggtgtgaactaaagcaaaaggggACGAAGCTCGTTTATTGACTCGATTGGGAAACTGGCCACGAGTGTGTTTCCGTAGTTGACACGACTCACAATGTAAATTAGATACCTTCGATAAATTTGGCACCAACTTATGTAGTTTGGAAAGACTGGAATGACCTAACTGAACATGGATAGTGAGTGGAGAATCTTTGGCTGAGCATGTCTGAGATGACACAGAGAGGTAATAAAGGCCTTGAGACTCACATCCGACACCAATTGTTTGTCCCGAACTCCGATCCTGCAGGGTAACATTATTATTAGTGAAAGTGACACTACAATCAAGAGAACGAGTTAAACGACTGACTGAAAAtaaattaaatggacaattagGTACATAGAGGACAGAAGTAACCGAGAGAGAAGGTAGAATTCGAACAGTACCAATCCCTTCGGATCGGGTTTGAGAATCATTGGCAGAAGTTATAGTAGGTAAGAAACCGGATGTAGAGAGGGGAGATAAAAGATTTTTATTACCGGTAACATAATCAAACGCACCAAAATCAAAGACCTAagatccaagagaagatgattgAGAGAGACAAGCAGGTGAATTACCAATGTGTGCTACCGAAGCAGTAGAATCTAAGTTCTGATAATTCTGATACCACTTGAGGAAATCATCGTAGTTTGGCGTAAAGTTACGAGGAGTAGCCGTGAGTATCGGATCTGAAACAATTGCCCTATGGAGAGTGGAGCGGTTGAAAAATTGCCGGGATTGGCCGTCAGATGTGTTGTCACGTGCGGAGGTTTCTGCCGATGAAAAGTGGGGAACGGCTGGATCGGAAGAGGCGCTTCTACTGGTAGGTTACCGAAGAATTTTGAAAAGTGAGAGGCAAACCGGAGTGATGACACGGTTTGCAAAAAAAAACAGAGTGATGACACGGTTTGCAACAAAAGAAAAATCTCACCGGAAGACAGTGGGTCAACCGGGTAAAGCACGACGAAGAAAGAATTGCCTCTTAGCAGACTCTAGATACCATGTTGAAATACAAGAGACTgagagacatttgaataaactGTGTGTTTTGAAAAACATTACGGAGACTTTATTATAAAGAGAGATtataactaattacatgatatagtcgatgtgggactatttgatatacaaatattcttaatattatatttacaaatatcaacagAATATAACAACGCTTAAATACCAAATTTATTCGATATCAAGTCAACTGTTTAAGGATGAATTGGGATTCGAGAATTCATGATATCCTACTTATTTATTTATAATAAGTAGTGAATTCAAATTCCTCAATGAATATGAAACTCCGTTTTTTCTATGTCGatgaataactttttctatggatGTTTTATTCTTTAGAAGGTAAGAGAAAAGATAAAACtaaaaataaagtattaaattgAATTATTAATCCATATTCAAGTTTGAAACTCATGTAATTAACCTCTTTTCTTGTTATCTTGTTATTAACTTTATAGAAGATTAAAAGAATTAACTTATTATTAAGTCCATAGAAGATCAAAAGAATTGACCGTTGACCGTTGAGCTATCTTCATTGTTAAAAATATATTCGCTTAAATTTTTACACACATATTAAGAAACACAATAATACTGTCATAAGATATTACTCTTTTACTAACTTAACTATAACTTCGCCATATTAATTAATGTGTTAGAAGTAGTGTATCAAATAATAATTATATGACAATTGAAAAAAGAACATTCATATGATTAGAAAATGAGAATGACAGTTCTTTAAAAAAAGAATTTATTTATTAAAACGACAAATTTAAAGTGAAAAGAGTAGTACGCAAGAAGGAACTACAAAATGTGTGATCATAATCACTGTCTAATAAATAGAAATCTGAAATGCATATCGATAGAGATACATTTTTTATATTTATCTACGAGatacattttttttaaataaaatttaggtacaatttaattgaattgtacttaatatattaaaaaaaaatcattccGAGCACTTTACTATTCTCCGTTTCTTTTTAATTGTAGTTTGagtaaaaaaaattgttttttttaattgacgttttcaaaaaaatttaaaatttgagGTAACATTAATAGTCGTTTTGTCAAAATTACTCCTAATTACTTattaaaaagagaaaaaaaaataataaataattaaaaatattatagATAAAAAGACAATCATTATGTAAAAAATAAATCATTATTTAAAAAGTAGTAAAAATTATTAACTTTCTTAATATgcataaaaaaaattaaaaaagaacGGAGGGAGTATTTTACAAGAAAATTGATTTACTTTGtcaaaaaattatttttcaaagTTTATGTAATTTTTGTTGACAAAATATTAAATTTAGAGTCAAATGTGGGAAAAAAGATTTAAAGCTATCAAACAAAGGTTTAGAGGTATGAAAGTAGCTCTTTTGAGTGTTGACATTTTCATTCTCCTCATTTTAAGAGGCAATTTTCTCATAACAAAAGATAACAGTTATGAAGAGTCATTGTGATGGAAAGAAGATTTAAAGCTATAAACAAAGGTTTAGAGGTATGAAAATAGCTCTTTTGAGTCTTAGACATTTTCAATGTGTTCATTTTAAGAATTTTCTTATGGTGATTAACAAATAAAGCCAacataaattttaaaaatataataaaattgtTTTCGCAGTATAAACATTGTCTAAAATGCATTCAACTTATGTCATCAAAATATGAGGAAAGAGGTAAACCAAGttcattaaaaaaacaaaaaagcTGAATTGAgttaattttaaaaataaaatatattaaaaagAACAAAACCAAATATTATCATTTACAACTTGAAAACAATATTCATTTATAAGCCTCTCCAGGGTAACATATAGTTCATTTATATTCATGTAGCACTTTCATATATAAAACGTGTTATAACTCTTGAAGTTGTGGAAGAATATATTCACACCAAAAAATGTCAGTGATTTATTGACAGATTTATCACGATGGATCGGAACTCTGGATGTTATGTTTGGTTATTTTAGTACAATCAAATGGTCCAatctcttgatttttcttcaCCTGTAAACCATAATGAAACAAAGAAATAAGCCATATACAACAATACATCATCAAAATAAAAAGCATATAGTCACCATGAACGAATTGAGAAAGTAACATTAATAATATGCAACTTTCTGATTGAGATAACCCTATAAACACATTTGTGTATGAAACTTTACCAAAGTGATATCAATGGTTGAGAATGGAGATTGGGGGGCTTTGGTGAAATGAAAAAGGTTGATACAGGGCCAGTGAAAAGGCATTTGTAAAGGATGTGAAATTCCATAAATGTTCCAGTCAACCTAATTCTAATGGGTTATCTAATCACAAAAATACAAATATCAAATGCCTAGTTCTAGTATTTACTTTTTTGAAGTTAATAATTGAATTCATAGAAATTATACACGAACAAGTGAGATTGCAAAACAATCTTACGCTTTGAATTTGAATCAAATCTAGATACTGAAGAATGGACCTACCGGTGACCAAGGGTTCGGTTCATTCTGGACTTTGTCAGGAGGAGAGTTTTGTACAGCGCCACTCTTCATCATTAAAATCTCCTGCAGACGCAACAAATAAGATGAATCCAACATGGCAAAAATCACCACATTGCAAAGAACTAATTGCTTTATGTAAAGTCAGGAGCCTTAACCTtaaaaacaagtttgattccacTGCCATATGCAATTCAAACAATGCAAGTAAACATTTAACACAAACAATTACTAACAATTAGCTAACTTTGACAGTTTAAAAAATCAATGCAAACATACATAAACATAAATATTAAAAAGGGGGCGATGTTAAAGGCCAAAAAAATGGCAATGTAAGACTtcaaaacagaaaaacaagttGGCATGAAATACTTTGTCAGGAAAAGAAACTTAGTAATTAGGGATTAAAAGTATTGATGTTAGCTTAAGAAATTTGAGTCACCTCTCCAGCTGCTTCTATTGCAGCTAACCATTCCTCAGTAAAGGGAGCAACATTCAGTGGAGGCTTCGCTATCGGAACTTCCTGCTTGGTTTTAGTTGCATCTATTTCGCTGCCACTCACAAAATTAACATTGGTCACTCAATATGTAACGCTTCAAAACTGTCTTAGATTTAAAATGGAGGCTGCCAAAACATAGATGAACAAAAGTTATACAACAAAAATGATACTCACAGATGAATTATTTTGCCGTTGTCTTCTTCTGGAAAGTCGATTTTGTCTTTTGACTGACTTGCCATGTCAGTATTAGGAGACTTATCATTCTCAAAGACAGTAGTTACAGCTGCATCTGATAAACTTTCACTGTTCACTGAACCAACTTCATTACCTTGTAGGATTGTTTCAATGAAGATTGAATTATCTGAATCTAGTAACTTCGATTTTTCACTTAAAAGACATTGCTCCTCAGATTTCCAAGCAACTGCACTAGTAAAGGGGCCTTCACTCACTTGAATAGAAGAATCTAAATCAGCAGAAATAGCATTCCTATTGAGTTTCACTGAACTAACTTCGCTGCCTTCTGGGATTGTTGCGTTGAAGATTGAATTCTCTGAAGCTaataattttgatttttcacTTAAAAGACAGGGGCCTTCACTCACATCAATAGAAGAACCTAATTCAGCAGAAATAGCGTTCTCATTGAGTTTCATTGAACTAACTTCGCTGCCTTGTGGGATTGTTGCATTGAAGATTGAATTCTCTGAAGCTaataattttgatttttcacTTAAAAGACATGGATCTTCACTCACTTTAGTAGAAGAATCAAATTCAGCAGAAATAACATTCTCGAGTTGAATTTCAACTGAAGGAGATATATCTAATGAACCTTCTTCTGCACCGTTGATTTGCAAAAGTTCCACTTTTTCATCGACACCTTGATTTCCATCTTTGTTTACAAGCATATCTGAACTTAGTAACTTTGAATTTTCACTTAAACTACACTGCTTCTCACATATCAAAGAAACTGCAGTTGAAAAGGGATCTTCACTCACTTCAATAGAAGAGTCAAATTCAGAAGAAAAAAAGTTCATATTGAGTTGAGTTTCAACTAAAGGCAGTATATCCGACAAACCTTCTTCAGCATCATTGATTTGCAAAAGTTCAACCTTGTCTTCCACATCATGATTTCCATCTTCTGCACCATTGATTTGCAAGAGTTCCACCTTTTCATCCACATCATGATTTCCATCTTCTACATCGTTGATTTGCAAAAGTTCCACCTTTTCATCCACATCATTGATTTGCAAAAGTTCCACCTTTTCGTCCACATCACAATTTCCATCGTCTGCACCATTGATTTGCAACAGTTCCACCTTTTCATCCACATCATGATTTCCATCTTCTGCACCATTGATTTGCAAGAGTTCCACCTTTTCATCCACATCATGATTTCCATCTTCTGCACCATTGATTTGCAAGAGTTCCGCCTTTTCATCCACGTCATGATTTCCATCTTCTACATCATTGATTTGCAAAAGTTCCACCGTTTTATCCACATCATTAATTTGCAAAAGTTCCACCTTTTCATCCACATCATTGATTTGCAAAAGTTCCACCTTTTCATCCACATCACGATTTCCATCTTCTGCACCATTGATTTGCAAGAGTTCCACCTTTTTATCCACGTCATGATTTCCATCTTCTACATCATTGATTTGCAAAATTTCCACCTTTTCATCCACATCATTAATTTGCAAAAGTTCCACCTTTTCATCCACATCATTGATTTGCAAAAGTTCCACCTTTTCATCCAAATCACGATTTCCATCTTCTGCACCAATGATTTGCAAGAGTTCCACCTTTCCATCCACATCATGATTTCCATCTTCTACATCATTGATTTGCAAAATTTCCACCTTTTCATCCACATCATTGATTTGCAAATGTTCCACCTTTTCATCCACATCATTGATCTGCAAAAGATCCACATTTTCATCCAAATCACAATTTCCATCTTCTGCACCATTGATTCGCAAGAGTTCCACCTTTTCATCCACATCATGATTTCCATCTTCCACATCATTGATTTGCAAAAGTTCCACCTTTTCATCTACATTATTGATTTGCAAAAGTTCCACCTTTTCATCCACATCACGATTTTTATCTTCTGCACCATTGATTTGCAAAAGTTCCACCTTTTCATCCACATCACGATTTCCATCTTCCGCCCCGTTGATTTGCAAGAGTTCCACCTTTTCATCCACGTCATGATTTCCATCTTCTACATCATTGAGTTGCAAAAGTTCCACCTTTTCATCCACATCATTGATTTGCAAAAGTTCCACCATTTCGTCCACATCATTTATTTGCAAAAGTTCCACCTTTTCGTCCACATCACGATTTCCATCTTCTGCACCATTGATTTGCAAGAGTTCCACCTTTTCATCCACATCATGATTTTCATCTTCTACATCATTGATTTGCAAAAGTTCCACCTTTTCATCCACATCCTTGATTTGCAACACAACATGATTTCCATCTTCTACATCATTGATTTGCAAAAGTTCCACCTTTTCATCCACATCATGATTTCCATCTTCTACATCATTGATTTGCAAGAGTTCCATCTTTTCATCCACATCATTGATTTGCAAAAATTCCGCCTTTTCATCCACATCATTGATTTGCAGAAGTTCCACCTTTCCATCGACATCATGATTTCCCTCTATGTTTACAGACATATCTTCAATATGATGATTGGTAGCATTGTGCTCATTGCTATGGAACCCGCATCCTTCAAATGCATCCTCAACTAAATTTTGCTCCTTGATTTCTGTAGATGAAACAATAACTTTTGGCAGAAAGTCACTATCCAAGTGAACATCCTGGGAATTTACAGCAACAACAGCACTAGACTTTTGAAACCCAGGAAGATAGGAATCTTCATTTATGTTATTATCATCTGCCAATGAAGATGCTGAAACAGTTATACAATTTTCACTCAACCTATCCAATTCAAACTCCGGAGTTCTATCACGGATTGCTTTTGAGTCAATAACCTGGTCACATTCCTTATCCACTGGGCTTCTCAGGATGAAACCTAATTGATCATCTACAGGAAGCTGACAGTCTTTGATCTCAATTATTTTAGATTCATCCTCAGAAGCGTCATTGATTCCTAGTATGGAATTTTCAGGAGAACCTTTGGAAAATAAGCTCGTCACATGAACTGGCTGAGAACTGTTCATATCAGAGATATTTTCTTTTTCCGGTCCAATTTCTTCTACACCACTAGGATTTAGAGCCTTGGGTTGGTCTGCCTGTAACTGCTGACTAACTGCGTCTAAATTACTTTGGGTGGTTTTTTTGCAATTGATTATGAGACTCTCGTTCAATAAATGCCCCTGTGCATCTCCTTCATATCTACCAAATTCATCAGCACCACAATTTACCTGTTCAGTATTCTTACACGGGGTTCCTTGTTTAGATCCTTCGGGGACAGTTTTGCAAAAATCATCAAGGCTAGAATTTAAAAGTGCAGTCTTGGCACTCTTGTATCCCTTAAACTCTCCTGAAAACTCTGCCTGTAGTATCAAACTTTCCTTGAAAGGCGGAATGTCACCGGTGGGCCCTTTGATTTGATCATCTTCATCTTGTCCTATGGTATTCTGCACAGTATTAGAAGTTCTCTGCATGATAGGAAAGAGCGTAGACTGTGGTTCCTGATATGAAGACCGGTCCCCATTTGACGTAACATCATATAACTTGTTATCCAGAGTGTGGTCGGCCTCTTTCTCCAACTGCTCATGTGTCTGACTCTTTTTAAGAAGTTCATTCTCATGTGTAGGTATTACCATGTTCTCCATGCTAGAAATGATCTCATTTTCATGTAGTTCTCCTTGCTCCTTGGATTTTAAGATGACATCATCAAGAATGTTTTCAACCTCTGCTTGCTTACTTATTATTTCAAAAATCGAAGAATCACAATCCCCTTCTACACCAGGCATCTGCTTATTGTCTATTTGCACGATTGCTTCTGGCTTGACATCTGAAAGGCTTAATTCCTTAGTGTCTGACACTTTCTCCAGAGTGTGGTCAGCCTCTTTCTCCAACTGCTCATGTGTCTGACTCTTTGTAAGAAATTCCTTTTCATGTGTAGGTAATACCATGTTCTCCATGCTAGAAATGATCTCATTTTCATGTAGTTCTCCTTGTTCCTTGGATTTTAAGATAACATCATCAAGAATGTTTTCAACCTCTGCTTGCTTACTTATTATTTCAAAAACCGAAGAATCACAATCCACTTCTACACCAGCCATCTGCTTATTGTCTATTTGCACGATTGCTTCTGGCTTGACATCTGAAAGGCTTAATTCCTTAGTGTCTGACACTTTCTCCAGAGTGTGGTCAGCCTCTTTCTCCAACTGCTCATGTGTCTGACTCTTCGTAAGAAATTCCTTTTCATGTGTAGGTAATACCATGTTCTCCATGCTTGAAATGATCTCATTTTCATGTAGTTCTCCTTGCTCCTTAGATTTTAAGATGACATCATCAAGAATGTTTTCAACCTCTGCTTGCTTACTTATTATTTCAAAAACCGAAGAATCACAATCCACTTCTACACCAGCCATCTGCTTATTGTCTATTTGCATGATTGCTTCTGGCTTGACGTCTGAAAGGCTTAATTCCTTAGTGTCTGACACTTTCTCCAGAGTGTGGTCAGCCTCTTTCTCCAACTGCTCATGTGTCTGACTCTTTGTAAGAAATTCCTTTTCACGTGTAGGTAATACCATGTTCTCCATGCTAGAAATGATCTCATTTTCATGTAGTTCTCCTTGTTCCTTGGATTTTAAGATGACATCATCAAGAATGTTTTCAACCTCTGCTTGCTTACTTATTATTTCAAAAATCGAAGAATCACAATCCACTTCTACACCAGCCATCTGCTTATTGTCTATTTGCACGATTGCTTCTGGCTTGACATCTGAAAGGCTTAATTCATTAGTGTCTGACATTTTCTCCAGAGTGTGGTCAGCGTCTTTCTCCAACTGCTCGTGTGTCTGACTCTTCGTAAGAAATTCCTTTTCATGTGTAGGTAATACCATGTTCTCCATGCTTGAAATGATCTCATTTTCATGTAGTTCTCCTTGCTCCTTAGATTTTAAGATGACATCATCAAGAATGTTTTCAACCTCTGCTTGCTTACTTATTATTTCAAAACTAGAAGAATCAAAATCCACTTCTACACCAGCCTTCTGCTTATTGTCTATTGGCACAATTGCTTCTGAGTTGACATCTGAATGGCTTAATTCCTTAGTACGATTCTTTGCTGCCCCTTTGACAATTTTGGACCTTGCTTCTTTAACAGAAACTGTTCCCAACTTCCTTAGTTTAGGAATGTTACTCTCTGAAGGTTTGCAGGGTATGGAGCTTTTCTGCAAGCTGTGTGAACCGGAAGCTTTTACCTGCAAAGCAAAAATAATAGGCATGGACGTGTGATCAATATGTGAGTGTCATTTTATTGATGCATGCTTCTAAATATGATATAGGGAAATGAACATAATAATCATACCTGAGAAAAGAAACCAATGGAGGGAGATGGCTTCCGTAGGCCTGATGATTTTATTGTCCCTGTTTGATGCGTTGTTTGATCCATTCTGGATGGTGGACGTAGTATGGAAACTGGGGTATCCTGTGCAGCAGGTCAAAAATATTTCAAGAGAATAATCAAATAATTTGTAGTTAAATAACAAAAAATACAAAATTGATGGAGTAAAAAATTGAATATTTGAGTAAGTACCCACCGAAAGTTTTCCAGCCTGCTTGGTAAGACTTCTACTAACAGAACACTTGTCAGCCATATCAACTTTAGGGATGCTTGGAACATATGTAGGATTTTTTGACAGGCTAGAGATGCTTGGTGTAGGATTTTTTGACATGCGAGGGATGCTTGGCGTAGGATTTTTTGATAGGCTAGGGATGCTTGGCGTAGGATTTTTTGGCAGGCCTAACATAATAAAAACGAGATCAATAAATTTGGGGACAGAAAAAAGAGGGATTTCACACTTCTGAAGTTAAGAATGCTGAAGTGAGAGATTCATTTTAAACGGAAAAGTGAAAAGTTAGTGATTGATTAAAAAAGCCAATAGTTGAGATTTCGATCATATGCATGTATTTTGACTAACAAACTACAAAGTTGTTTAAATTTCATCGTTGATCTTTGAATTGACTACTATAAAGTACTCACATTTTCCTTCTGAAGTGTATTCCTAGGTTTACAAGAGTTAAATCCAGAAAAAAGGATCAAATACAAACTACAGAACTTACTAGGATGTGCATTCTGATTTCTTTTTGAGGAACCTGAGCTCAACATTCCACTCCTAGTGGTAGTTGCATTTGCAGAAACATTGGATTTTGGTCCTGGTATCCCAGTGATTTTTGACTCTTTACTCGGCATTTTAGCGGTGTCAGTTATTTTTAGTTTTCAAAGGAGTTAAGGTAAGCACTTTCATTATTCAACAGAAATACATACAACTAAATTCCAGCACACACACACTAAAGAGACTCCACTCTGCAACAGTTTGAGTTAACTTCAAATTTATAAAATCACTTCAGCTAAAATAAGATTACAGTTTTTATTCATGAAAGTCTTTATAAAGTTTATAAAAGGTTATGGAGAAATTAAATGAGAAAAGTACCACAAAAAGTAAAGAAGCAGAAATTAATTACAACTTATTCAATATAAACTTTTTCTTTAAAAAACACATAGTTACAGTAAGATTCTTTCTACGTTTTTTCTCATAAGATTCTTCTTGACAAAGCTGACTGTTAATAAATATGCATCTAAACAAGCTTATAAAATCACTTCAGCTAAAATGAGTTTACAGTTTTTATTCATG from Lathyrus oleraceus cultivar Zhongwan6 chromosome 7, CAAS_Psat_ZW6_1.0, whole genome shotgun sequence encodes the following:
- the LOC127100429 gene encoding uncharacterized protein LOC127100429 isoform X42, with the translated sequence MPSKESKITGIPGPKSNVSANATTTRSGMLSSGSSKRNQNAHPSLPKNPTPSIPSLSKNPTPSIPRMSKNPTPSISSLSKNPTYVPSIPKVDMADKCSVSRSLTKQAGKLSDTPVSILRPPSRMDQTTHQTGTIKSSGLRKPSPSIGFFSQVKASGSHSLQKSSIPCKPSESNIPKLRKLGTVSVKEARSKIVKGAAKNRTKELSHSDVNSEAIVPIDNKQKAGVEVDFDSSSFEIISKQAEVENILDDVILKSKEQGELHENEIISSMENMVLPTHEKEFLTKSQTHEQLEKDADHTLEKMSDTNELSLSDVKPEAIVQIDNKQMAGVEVDCDSSIFEIISKQAEVENILDDVILKSKEQGELHENEIISSMENMVLPTREKEFLTKSQTHEQLEKEADHTLEKVSDTKELSLSDVKPEAIMQIDNKQMAGVEVDCDSSVFEIISKQAEVENILDDVILKSKEQGELHENEIISSMENMVLPTHEKEFLTKSQTHEQLEKEADHTLEKVSDTKELSLSDVKPEAIVQIDNKQMAGVEVDCDSSVFEIISKQAEVENILDDVILKSKEQGELHENEIISSMENMVLPTHEKEFLTKSQTHEQLEKEADHTLEKVSDTKELSLSDVKPEAIVQIDNKQMPGVEGDCDSSIFEIISKQAEVENILDDVILKSKEQGELHENEIISSMENMVIPTHENELLKKSQTHEQLEKEADHTLDNKLYDVTSNGDRSSYQEPQSTLFPIMQRTSNTVQNTIGQDEDDQIKGPTGDIPPFKESLILQAEFSGEFKGYKSAKTALLNSSLDDFCKTVPEGSKQGTPCKNTEQVNCGADEFGRYEGDAQGHLLNESLIINCKKTTQSNLDAVSQQLQADQPKALNPSGVEEIGPEKENISDMNSSQPVHVTSLFSKGSPENSILGINDASEDESKIIEIKDCQLPVDDQLGFILRSPVDKECDQVIDSKAIRDRTPEFELDRLSENCITVSASSLADDNNINEDSYLPGFQKSSAVVAVNSQDVHLDSDFLPKVIVSSTEIKEQNLVEDAFEGCGFHSNEHNATNHHIEDMSVNIEGNHDVDGKVELLQINDVDEKAEFLQINDVDEKMELLQINDVEDGNHDVDEKVELLQINDVEDGNHVVLQIKDVDEKVELLQINDVEDENHDVDEKVELLQINGAEDGNRDVDEKVELLQINDVDEMVELLQINDVDEKVELLQLNDVEDGNHDVDEKVELLQINGAEDGNRDVDEKVELLQINGAEDKNRDVDEKVELLQINNVDEKVELLQINDVEDGNHDVDEKVELLQINGAEDGNHDVDEKVELLQINGAEDGNHDVEDKVELLQINDAEEGLSDILPLVETQLNMNFFSSEFDSSIEVSEDPFSTAVSLICEKQCSLSENSKLLSSDMLVNKDGNQGVDEKVELLQINGAEEGSLDISPSVEIQLENVISAEFDSSTKVSEDPCLLSEKSKLLASENSIFNATIPQGSEVSSMKLNENAISAELGSSIDVSEGPCLLSEKSKLLASENSIFNATIPEGSEVSSVKLNRNAISADLDSSIQVSEGPFTSAVAWKSEEQCLLSEKSKLLDSDNSIFIETILQGNEVGSVNSESLSDAAVTTVFENDKSPNTDMASQSKDKIDFPEEDNGKIIHLEIDATKTKQEVPIAKPPLNVAPFTEEWLAAIEAAGEEILMMKSGAVQNSPPDKVQNEPNPWSPVKKNQEIGPFDCTKITKHNIQSSDPS